The Streptomyces sp. NBC_01268 genome window below encodes:
- a CDS encoding PBS lyase, with translation MLTGIEEVDWASLGHAYGPADDVPELLRGLASADPAERENAIDGMYGAVHHQGDVYDSTLACIPFLLELVADPEVQDRGCIVELLTSIGGIDLGDDEELAELDAEDEDFIPAANFAMAAAAIAAGADVFLALVCDPDPEVRIAAPCALAALHPDPVRVLGLLRERLTVERDTEVRLALVHAVGRLALRHESLRAETADWLAWLSRAAQAPGLRLAALAQLARVAPAEIPHDVVERVTVLLDEVRTAPGEPAGETPRAATPTLIGQVRELLEEHSAGRPTPWTEELLRTLHTALDDRVDDRIALILAQLRSPDWGQRSDAIWLCGALIRVWRGRYEEVVRLVGAQLSDPEPRLREAATSFLERLFELAGPSADALAVRLAAAPQGPLGLPGPGARAGRGGALLALARCGDARAIPLLARALEEGEVRRELLYAVKALGPAALPLAPALRRRLAEVELDELLYDRAAPLLCALGAVRGVQALPEVLRVLREAPPNRRDWVREACLRTLAAFGPSAREALEDARALLGAESAAVSSMAAQAVWALDGSPAEALDALGRWLRPGASGAEWCAAARALGAIGPAAAAAAPALRAGLGARDLWVRVRSAAALWRVSGDAETVLPVLLAAWEENRHTRVTVAECLAEMGPAAAEAEFAIRTELARRHRHNAREDGAGSHDVHDDEKLLTLCRAALARMERHRM, from the coding sequence ATGCTGACGGGGATCGAGGAGGTCGACTGGGCCTCGTTGGGGCACGCGTACGGCCCGGCGGACGACGTGCCGGAGCTGCTGCGCGGACTCGCCTCCGCCGATCCCGCCGAGCGGGAGAACGCGATCGACGGCATGTACGGGGCGGTCCACCACCAGGGCGACGTGTACGACTCGACGCTCGCCTGCATCCCCTTCCTGCTCGAACTCGTCGCCGACCCCGAGGTCCAGGACCGGGGCTGCATCGTCGAGTTGCTGACCAGCATCGGCGGCATCGACCTCGGCGACGACGAGGAGCTGGCCGAACTCGACGCGGAGGACGAGGACTTCATACCGGCGGCGAACTTCGCGATGGCCGCCGCCGCCATCGCCGCCGGGGCCGACGTCTTCCTCGCCCTGGTCTGCGACCCCGACCCCGAGGTGCGGATCGCGGCCCCGTGCGCGCTCGCCGCGCTGCACCCCGACCCCGTCCGGGTGCTCGGCCTGCTGCGGGAGCGGCTCACCGTGGAGCGGGACACCGAGGTGCGCCTGGCCCTGGTCCACGCCGTCGGCCGGCTCGCGCTGCGGCACGAGTCGCTGCGCGCCGAGACCGCCGACTGGCTGGCCTGGCTCTCGCGCGCCGCGCAGGCGCCCGGGCTGCGGCTCGCGGCCCTCGCCCAGCTGGCCCGGGTCGCGCCCGCCGAGATCCCGCACGACGTGGTGGAGCGGGTCACCGTCCTCCTCGACGAGGTGCGCACCGCCCCGGGCGAGCCGGCCGGGGAGACCCCGCGGGCGGCCACCCCCACGCTCATCGGGCAGGTCCGCGAGCTCCTGGAGGAGCACTCGGCGGGCCGCCCCACGCCGTGGACCGAGGAGCTGCTGCGCACCCTGCACACGGCGCTCGACGACCGGGTGGACGACCGCATCGCGCTCATCCTGGCCCAGCTGCGCAGCCCCGACTGGGGGCAGCGTTCGGACGCGATCTGGCTGTGCGGCGCCCTGATACGGGTGTGGCGCGGGCGGTACGAGGAGGTGGTCCGGCTCGTCGGCGCGCAGCTGAGCGATCCGGAGCCGCGGCTGCGCGAGGCCGCCACCTCCTTCCTGGAGCGCCTCTTCGAGCTGGCGGGCCCCTCGGCGGACGCGCTGGCGGTCCGGCTCGCCGCCGCCCCGCAGGGTCCGCTGGGCCTGCCGGGTCCGGGGGCGCGGGCCGGGCGGGGCGGTGCCCTGCTCGCCCTGGCGCGCTGCGGGGACGCGCGGGCGATCCCGCTGCTCGCGCGCGCCCTGGAGGAGGGCGAGGTGCGGCGCGAGCTGCTGTACGCGGTGAAGGCGCTGGGCCCGGCGGCGCTGCCGCTCGCCCCGGCGCTGCGGCGCAGGCTGGCGGAGGTGGAGCTGGACGAGCTCCTGTACGACCGGGCGGCGCCGCTGCTGTGCGCGCTGGGCGCGGTCCGGGGCGTCCAGGCGCTGCCGGAGGTGCTGCGGGTGCTGCGCGAGGCGCCGCCGAACCGGCGGGACTGGGTGCGGGAGGCGTGCCTGCGGACGCTGGCGGCGTTCGGGCCCTCGGCCCGGGAGGCGCTGGAGGACGCGCGGGCGCTGCTCGGTGCGGAGTCGGCGGCGGTGTCCTCGATGGCGGCGCAGGCCGTGTGGGCGCTGGACGGTTCGCCGGCGGAGGCGCTGGACGCCCTGGGGCGCTGGCTGCGGCCGGGCGCCTCGGGCGCGGAGTGGTGCGCGGCGGCGCGGGCGCTGGGCGCGATCGGCCCGGCGGCGGCCGCGGCGGCCCCGGCGCTGCGGGCGGGGCTCGGGGCGCGGGACCTGTGGGTCCGGGTGCGTTCGGCGGCTGCCCTGTGGCGCGTGTCGGGCGACGCGGAGACGGTGCTGCCGGTGCTGCTGGCGGCCTGGGAGGAGAACCGGCACACGCGGGTGACGGTGGCCGAGTGCCTGGCGGAGATGGGCCCGGCGGCGGCGGAGGCGGAGTTCGCGATCCGTACCGAGCTGGCCCGAAGACACCGCCACAACGCGCGCGAGGACGGTGCGGGCTCGCACGACGTGCACGACGACGAGAAGCTGCTCACGCTGTGCCGGGCGGCGCTGGCCCGGATGGAGCGGCACCGGATGTGA
- the ku gene encoding non-homologous end joining protein Ku, translated as MRSIWNGAISFGLVSIPIKLVNATESRSVSFRQIHLEDGGRVRYRKVCELDGEEVSAAEIGKAYEDADGSMIPITDEDLAALPLPTAKTIEIVAFVPAGEIDPLQMDAAYYLSANGVPAAKPYTLLREALKRSDKVAVAKYALRGRERLGMLRVVDDVIAMHGLLWPDEIRAPEGVAPETPVTVRDAELDLADALMATLGEVDITGLHDDYREAVEEMIAAKAEGGAALAPAEPEAEGGGQVIDLMAALESSVRAAKEARGEPGGEAAGEKVAEVTELTSRKKAARAPAAPKETGAKKSTARTATKKTAAPARKSTSRTASGGSSAKGTAKSTATKSTATKSTAKSTAAGSAAKGAAKSPARSAARGSAKSAAEPAATKRQAKKATPRKRSA; from the coding sequence GTGCGATCCATCTGGAACGGCGCCATATCCTTCGGGCTGGTCAGCATCCCGATCAAGCTGGTGAACGCCACCGAGAGCCGGTCGGTCTCCTTCCGCCAGATCCACCTCGAGGACGGCGGCCGGGTCCGCTACCGCAAGGTGTGCGAGCTCGACGGCGAGGAGGTCTCCGCGGCGGAGATCGGCAAGGCGTACGAGGACGCCGACGGGTCCATGATCCCGATCACCGACGAGGACCTGGCCGCCCTGCCGCTCCCGACGGCGAAGACCATCGAGATCGTGGCCTTCGTCCCGGCGGGGGAGATCGACCCGCTCCAGATGGACGCCGCGTACTACCTCTCGGCGAACGGGGTGCCGGCCGCCAAGCCGTACACCCTGCTGCGCGAGGCGCTGAAGCGCAGCGACAAGGTGGCGGTGGCGAAGTACGCGCTGCGCGGGCGCGAGCGGCTCGGCATGCTGCGGGTGGTCGACGACGTGATCGCCATGCACGGGCTGCTCTGGCCGGACGAGATCCGGGCCCCGGAGGGGGTCGCCCCCGAGACCCCCGTCACGGTGCGGGACGCCGAACTCGACCTGGCGGACGCCTTGATGGCCACCCTGGGCGAGGTCGACATCACCGGCCTGCACGACGACTACCGGGAGGCCGTGGAGGAGATGATCGCGGCGAAGGCCGAGGGTGGCGCGGCGCTGGCACCCGCCGAGCCCGAGGCGGAGGGCGGCGGACAGGTCATCGACCTGATGGCGGCCCTGGAGAGCAGCGTCCGCGCGGCGAAGGAGGCCCGGGGCGAGCCGGGCGGGGAGGCGGCCGGGGAGAAGGTCGCCGAGGTGACCGAGCTCACCTCGCGCAAGAAGGCGGCCCGGGCGCCCGCGGCGCCCAAGGAGACGGGCGCGAAGAAGTCCACGGCGCGGACGGCGACGAAGAAGACGGCGGCACCGGCCCGCAAGTCGACGTCCAGGACGGCGTCCGGCGGATCGTCCGCGAAGGGCACGGCCAAGAGCACGGCCACGAAGAGCACGGCCACGAAGAGCACCGCCAAGTCCACGGCGGCCGGGTCCGCGGCGAAGGGCGCCGCCAAGTCCCCCGCCAGGAGCGCGGCCAGGGGCTCCGCCAAGTCCGCGGCCGAGCCGGCCGCGACGAAGCGGCAGGCGAAGAAGGCGACCCCGCGCAAGCGGTCCGCGTGA
- a CDS encoding HAMP domain-containing sensor histidine kinase: MRRPLLPAWTATLTWKAAVFITVMCCALAALLGVLVHVSVAGQTVKDSRDKALGRLDEVSRLYESGEPLPRFAGVDPDGLPGSLRALALRGDRGTMVTEYQGRPTMWAAGPADGRALAVRVDYTTSAATIDGLDRSILGSSVLAIGATLLVGAFAVTRITRRLHLTAQVARRISAGDLDARVNDPRTEDPSRPQDEVATVSGALDTMASSLQRKLQTEQRFTADVAHELRTPLTGLSAAAELLPEGRPSELVRDRVRAMRGLTEDLLEISRLDAGTETVDLAVHELGPLAERVVRGSGTTTEVRIVRGATVETDKRRLERVLGNLVANAHRHGLPPVVLSVDGPVVTVRDHGSGYPEYLLAAGPQRFRTESGGKGHGLGLTIAAGQAEVIGAELVFANAPDGGAVARLTLPEYVPLADPEAGADPAATEGPGAEGRGAKGPGATGR; encoded by the coding sequence GTGAGGCGACCCCTGCTGCCCGCCTGGACCGCGACCCTCACCTGGAAGGCCGCGGTCTTCATCACCGTCATGTGCTGCGCGCTCGCGGCGCTCCTCGGCGTGCTCGTCCACGTGTCGGTGGCCGGCCAGACCGTCAAGGACTCCCGCGACAAGGCGCTCGGCCGGCTCGACGAGGTCAGCCGGCTGTACGAGTCGGGCGAGCCGCTCCCCCGCTTCGCCGGGGTCGACCCGGACGGGCTGCCCGGTTCGCTGCGCGCCCTCGCGCTGCGCGGCGACCGGGGCACGATGGTCACCGAGTACCAGGGGCGGCCGACGATGTGGGCGGCGGGCCCGGCGGACGGCAGGGCCCTCGCCGTCCGCGTCGACTACACGACCAGCGCGGCCACCATCGACGGCCTGGACCGCTCGATCCTCGGCTCCTCCGTGCTCGCCATCGGCGCCACCCTGCTCGTCGGCGCCTTCGCCGTCACCCGGATCACCCGGCGGCTGCACCTGACCGCGCAGGTGGCCCGGCGGATCAGCGCCGGCGACCTCGACGCACGCGTCAACGACCCCCGTACCGAGGACCCTTCGCGCCCCCAGGACGAGGTGGCCACGGTCTCCGGGGCGCTCGACACGATGGCCTCCTCACTCCAGCGCAAGCTGCAGACCGAGCAGCGCTTCACCGCCGACGTGGCGCACGAGCTGCGCACCCCGCTGACCGGCCTGTCAGCCGCGGCCGAACTGCTGCCCGAGGGACGCCCGTCGGAGCTGGTCCGGGACCGGGTGCGGGCGATGCGCGGGCTCACCGAGGACCTGCTGGAGATCTCCCGCCTCGACGCGGGCACCGAGACCGTCGACCTCGCCGTGCACGAGCTCGGCCCGCTGGCGGAACGGGTGGTGCGGGGCTCCGGCACCACGACCGAGGTGCGGATCGTGCGCGGCGCGACGGTGGAGACGGACAAGCGGCGCCTGGAGCGGGTGCTCGGCAACCTGGTCGCCAACGCGCACCGGCACGGACTGCCGCCGGTGGTGCTGAGCGTGGACGGACCGGTGGTGACCGTACGGGACCACGGCTCCGGGTATCCGGAGTACCTGCTGGCCGCGGGCCCGCAGCGGTTCCGTACGGAGAGCGGCGGCAAGGGCCACGGGCTCGGTCTGACGATCGCGGCGGGGCAGGCCGAGGTGATCGGCGCGGAGCTGGTGTTCGCCAACGCGCCGGACGGCGGGGCGGTCGCCCGGCTGACGCTCCCGGAGTACGTGCCGCTCGCGGATCCGGAGGCCGGGGCGGACCCCGCCGCGACCGAGGGCCCGGGCGCCGAAGGCCGCGGCGCCAAGGGCCCCGGGGCGACCGGCCGCTGA
- a CDS encoding FtsW/RodA/SpoVE family cell cycle protein, protein MTAPPPTNTKDARDAPPPGLRIPRRRGVELSLLVCAVLICVYGYAEVGLARSGAVPPDAARYGAGLGLLSLLAHLAVRWRAPYADPLLLPIAVLLNGLGLVLIYRLDLETPGDRAAPTQLVWSTLGVGLFIVVVLLLRDHRVLQRYAYLSVATALALMILPIFFPAVNGAKIWIRIGGLSFQPGEFAKILLAVFFAAYLAANRNALAYTGRTVWRLQFPTGRVLGPIVAIWLLSVGVLVLERDLGTSLLFFGLFVIMLYVATGRTGWIAVGLVLAAAGAFLVGSLEPHVHGRVTDWLDPFASIRAGDGPGQLAQSLFAFAAGGMLGAGLGLGHSILIGFAAKSDFILATAGEELGLVGLTALFLLYALLVARGYRAGLALRDAFGRLLAIGLASILALQVFVIAGGVMGLIPLTGMPMPFLAQGGSSVVTNWIIVALLVQVSDSARAPRPDMADGGVIAPITEDAK, encoded by the coding sequence ATGACCGCACCGCCGCCGACGAACACGAAGGACGCGCGGGACGCGCCCCCGCCGGGGCTGCGCATCCCCAGGCGCCGCGGCGTGGAACTCTCGCTCCTCGTCTGCGCCGTCCTCATCTGCGTCTACGGCTACGCGGAGGTCGGCCTGGCCCGCAGCGGCGCCGTGCCGCCGGACGCCGCCCGGTACGGCGCCGGGCTCGGACTCCTCTCCCTGCTCGCGCACCTCGCGGTCCGATGGCGCGCCCCCTACGCCGACCCGCTGCTGCTGCCGATCGCCGTCCTGCTCAACGGACTCGGCCTGGTCCTCATCTACCGGCTCGACCTGGAGACCCCCGGCGACCGGGCCGCCCCCACCCAGCTGGTCTGGTCGACGCTCGGCGTCGGCCTGTTCATCGTGGTGGTGCTGCTGCTGCGCGACCACCGGGTGCTCCAGCGGTACGCGTACCTGTCGGTGGCGACGGCCCTCGCCCTGATGATCCTGCCGATCTTCTTCCCCGCCGTGAACGGGGCCAAGATCTGGATCCGGATCGGCGGACTCTCCTTCCAGCCCGGGGAGTTCGCGAAGATCCTGCTCGCGGTCTTCTTCGCCGCGTACCTCGCCGCCAACCGCAACGCGCTCGCCTACACCGGCCGCACGGTCTGGCGGCTCCAGTTCCCCACCGGCCGGGTCCTCGGCCCGATCGTCGCGATCTGGCTGCTCAGCGTCGGCGTCCTGGTCCTGGAACGCGACCTGGGCACCTCGCTGCTGTTCTTCGGCCTCTTCGTGATCATGCTGTACGTGGCGACCGGCCGGACCGGCTGGATCGCGGTCGGGCTCGTGCTCGCCGCGGCCGGGGCCTTCCTGGTCGGCTCCCTCGAACCGCACGTGCACGGCAGGGTCACGGACTGGCTCGACCCGTTCGCCTCGATCCGGGCCGGCGACGGACCCGGTCAGCTGGCCCAGTCGCTCTTCGCCTTCGCCGCCGGCGGGATGCTCGGGGCGGGCCTCGGGCTCGGCCACTCGATCCTGATCGGCTTCGCCGCCAAGTCCGACTTCATCCTCGCCACCGCGGGCGAGGAGCTCGGCCTGGTCGGCCTGACCGCCCTGTTCCTGCTCTACGCCCTGCTCGTCGCGCGCGGCTACCGGGCCGGCCTCGCCCTGCGCGACGCCTTCGGGCGGCTCCTCGCGATCGGCCTCGCCTCGATCCTGGCCCTCCAGGTCTTCGTCATCGCCGGCGGGGTGATGGGCCTGATCCCGCTCACCGGCATGCCGATGCCGTTCCTCGCCCAGGGCGGCTCCTCCGTCGTCACCAACTGGATCATCGTGGCCCTCCTGGTCCAGGTCTCCGACTCGGCCCGGGCCCCCCGCCCCGACATGGCCGACGGCGGGGTCATCGCACCGATCACGGAGGACGCGAAGTGA
- a CDS encoding class F sortase, with translation MSRVPRRTSRTPGLASPGRTPHRRTPARHRRLLAGSVLALAVGGGTVVGCAGAGTAATAPDVRVPHVSAAPAEHRAAVRPMAASEPVRLVVPSADVDAGPVLRLGLDADGELQVPSVEQAEQPGWYTGSVTPGERGAAVLVAHYDTARGPALLRNVAKLGAGSLIEVRRADGTTARFAVREIQQVDKKDFPTNKVYGKTDRPELRLITCGGPVRDGHRTDNIIVFADLVK, from the coding sequence ATGAGCCGTGTCCCGCGCCGCACCTCCCGTACCCCCGGCCTCGCCTCCCCCGGCCGCACGCCGCACCGCCGCACCCCCGCCCGCCACCGGCGGCTCCTCGCCGGGAGCGTGCTCGCGCTGGCCGTCGGGGGTGGCACGGTCGTCGGCTGCGCGGGGGCGGGGACGGCCGCCACGGCGCCCGACGTGCGGGTGCCGCATGTCTCCGCGGCCCCGGCGGAGCACCGCGCGGCCGTGCGGCCGATGGCGGCCTCGGAGCCGGTCCGGCTGGTGGTCCCCTCGGCGGACGTGGACGCGGGGCCCGTCCTGCGCCTGGGCCTGGACGCGGACGGGGAGCTCCAGGTGCCCTCCGTCGAACAGGCGGAGCAGCCGGGCTGGTACACAGGGAGCGTGACGCCGGGCGAGCGCGGCGCCGCCGTCCTGGTGGCGCACTACGACACGGCCCGGGGTCCGGCGCTGCTACGGAACGTGGCGAAGCTCGGTGCGGGGTCCTTGATCGAAGTCCGAAGGGCGGACGGCACCACGGCCCGGTTCGCGGTCCGTGAGATACAGCAGGTAGACAAAAAGGACTTCCCTACGAATAAGGTCTACGGGAAGACCGACCGCCCCGAGCTCCGCCTCATCACCTGCGGGGGACCCGTCCGGGACGGGCACCGGACCGACAACATCATCGTCTTCGCCGACCTGGTGAAGTGA
- the ligD gene encoding non-homologous end-joining DNA ligase, which produces MTPITEVEGRRLALSNLDKVLHPATGTTKGELLHYYATVGAAILPHLRDRPVSFLRYPDGPEGQLFFTKNPPPGTPAWVKTTPVPRSEDPRARQVMVQDLASLMWAANLVVEFHTPQWRAGSEAVADRLVLDLDPGPPASVVECCLVARHLRERLAADGLTAYAKTSGSKGLHLLVPLEPTPSGQVSAYARALAVEAEAELPRLVVHRMAKALRRGKVFVDHSQNAAAKTTATPYTLRARPLPAVSAPVTWAEVEACTSPDRLVLLLDDIAPRLERYGELLAPLFDPAAAGALP; this is translated from the coding sequence ATGACGCCCATCACAGAGGTGGAGGGGCGGCGGCTGGCGCTCAGCAACCTGGACAAGGTCCTCCACCCCGCCACCGGCACCACCAAGGGCGAGCTGCTGCACTACTACGCCACCGTCGGGGCCGCGATCCTGCCCCATCTGCGCGACCGCCCGGTCTCCTTCCTGCGCTATCCGGACGGCCCCGAGGGCCAGCTCTTCTTCACCAAGAACCCGCCGCCCGGCACCCCCGCCTGGGTGAAGACCACCCCCGTGCCCCGCTCCGAGGACCCGCGGGCCCGGCAGGTGATGGTCCAGGACCTGGCCTCGCTGATGTGGGCGGCCAACCTGGTCGTCGAGTTCCACACCCCGCAGTGGCGGGCGGGCTCCGAGGCCGTCGCCGACCGGCTCGTCCTCGACCTCGACCCCGGACCGCCCGCGAGCGTCGTCGAGTGCTGCCTGGTCGCCCGCCACCTGCGGGAACGCCTCGCGGCCGACGGTCTCACGGCGTACGCGAAGACCTCCGGGTCCAAGGGCCTGCACCTGCTCGTCCCGCTGGAGCCGACCCCGTCCGGGCAGGTCTCCGCGTACGCCCGCGCGCTCGCCGTCGAGGCGGAGGCGGAGCTCCCCCGGCTGGTCGTCCACCGCATGGCCAAGGCGCTGCGGCGGGGCAAGGTCTTCGTCGACCACAGCCAGAACGCCGCCGCGAAGACCACCGCCACCCCCTACACCCTGCGCGCCCGCCCGCTCCCCGCCGTCTCGGCGCCGGTCACCTGGGCCGAGGTCGAGGCCTGCACCTCCCCCGACCGGCTCGTCCTGCTCCTGGACGACATCGCCCCGCGCCTGGAGCGGTACGGGGAGCTGCTCGCCCCGCTCTTCGACCCGGCGGCCGCGGGAGCGCTGCCGTGA
- a CDS encoding ATP-dependent DNA ligase, whose product MSTYRTPDPDPDPSPGPGPGPDSGVVLRPPVDVMRPRSADEIPAQGSVPGGLQYSLKLDGFRALAFVLDGGRVFLQSRARRDLSPEFPAVAAYLGERLPPGVVLDGELCAYREGRLSFTDLLRSHRERERAGVPVSYIAFDLLALPGHDLRARPLRERWELLGAALADTGPPLQRVLATEDEDTAREWFGSLREAGVEGIVAKAWTSAYRPGGSWSWRKVRYADTRDAVLVGVFGPPDRPHAVLVRLPDGRTLRTSPRLTAPQAREVAELTAGLLAGPMADPEHGTVRPLTEQLPVELRMPAGRQDTARFVRVREGAEEPERETGRDGAGKPAPGSGSGQATNEPTG is encoded by the coding sequence GTGAGCACGTACCGGACCCCCGACCCCGACCCCGATCCCAGCCCCGGCCCCGGCCCCGGCCCCGACTCCGGCGTCGTGCTCCGCCCGCCCGTCGACGTGATGCGGCCGCGGTCCGCCGACGAGATCCCCGCGCAGGGCAGCGTCCCGGGCGGCCTCCAGTACTCCCTCAAGCTGGACGGCTTCCGCGCCCTCGCCTTCGTCCTCGACGGCGGCCGGGTCTTCCTCCAGTCCCGGGCCCGCCGCGACCTCTCCCCCGAGTTCCCTGCCGTCGCCGCGTACCTGGGCGAGCGGCTGCCGCCGGGCGTCGTCCTGGACGGCGAGCTCTGCGCGTACCGCGAAGGGCGGCTGAGCTTCACCGACCTGCTCCGCTCCCACCGGGAGCGCGAGCGGGCCGGCGTCCCCGTCTCGTACATCGCCTTCGACCTGCTCGCCCTCCCCGGCCACGACCTGCGGGCCCGGCCCCTGCGGGAGCGCTGGGAGCTGCTCGGCGCGGCCCTCGCCGACACCGGCCCGCCGCTCCAGCGGGTGCTCGCGACCGAGGACGAGGACACCGCCCGGGAGTGGTTCGGGAGCCTGCGGGAGGCGGGCGTCGAGGGGATCGTGGCGAAGGCCTGGACCTCTGCGTACCGACCGGGCGGCAGCTGGTCCTGGCGGAAGGTGCGGTACGCGGACACCCGGGACGCCGTCCTGGTCGGCGTCTTCGGGCCGCCCGACCGTCCGCACGCCGTCCTCGTCCGGCTGCCCGACGGGCGCACCCTGCGCACCAGTCCCCGGCTGACCGCACCGCAGGCCCGCGAGGTCGCCGAGCTGACGGCGGGGCTCCTCGCCGGGCCGATGGCCGACCCGGAGCACGGGACCGTACGCCCGCTGACCGAGCAGCTGCCCGTCGAGCTGCGGATGCCGGCGGGCCGCCAGGACACCGCCCGCTTCGTCCGGGTACGGGAGGGGGCGGAGGAGCCGGAACGGGAGACCGGGCGGGACGGGGCGGGGAAGCCTGCCCCGGGCTCCGGCTCCGGTCAAGCCACGAACGAGCCCACTGGCTGA
- a CDS encoding response regulator transcription factor: MSQRTQEKPKPLIPDVYIDRDSVGCDSWRILVVESELRYAESLVTGLRRHGHQVSTVETGGAALQVYTSADLVLIDLELPDLDGLEVCRAIRAAGDTPIIAVTARGSELDRVLGLQAGADDYMVKPYGFRELMARMQAVMRRSRPRPRVMDVIDQGPLRIDAGARQVSLHGKQIDVTRKEFDVLYLLASNPGNVVPRKRLMQQIWGDSWSRRTVDTHVSSLRNKLGCRDWIVTIRGVGFKLGKV, encoded by the coding sequence ATGAGTCAGCGTACGCAGGAGAAACCGAAACCTCTGATACCCGACGTTTATATCGACCGTGATTCCGTCGGCTGTGACAGCTGGCGGATCCTCGTGGTGGAGAGCGAGCTCCGGTACGCCGAGTCGCTCGTGACGGGCCTGCGCCGGCACGGCCACCAGGTGTCCACCGTCGAGACCGGCGGCGCCGCGCTCCAGGTCTACACCTCGGCCGACCTGGTCCTGATCGATCTCGAACTGCCCGATCTCGACGGCCTTGAGGTCTGTCGGGCGATTCGCGCCGCCGGAGACACCCCGATCATCGCCGTCACCGCCCGCGGCTCCGAACTCGACCGGGTCCTCGGCCTCCAGGCCGGCGCCGACGACTACATGGTCAAACCGTACGGATTCCGTGAGCTCATGGCCCGTATGCAGGCCGTCATGCGCCGGTCCAGGCCCCGGCCGCGCGTCATGGACGTCATCGACCAGGGCCCGCTCCGCATTGACGCCGGAGCCCGCCAGGTCAGCCTCCACGGAAAGCAGATAGACGTCACCCGAAAAGAGTTCGACGTTCTTTATCTGCTCGCCTCCAATCCGGGAAACGTCGTCCCCCGCAAAAGGCTCATGCAGCAGATATGGGGAGATTCCTGGTCTCGTAGAACCGTGGACACGCACGTGAGCAGCCTCCGCAACAAGCTGGGCTGCCGGGACTGGATCGTCACCATTCGCGGTGTCGGATTCAAGCTCGGCAAAGTGTAA
- a CDS encoding penicillin-binding transpeptidase domain-containing protein: MIRYIRRAAALCLVLLVALLVNAARVMVFEADAYDADPANRRIAITRWGEPRGEILVDGHPVTGSRDSGQQLRYERTYTQGPLYAPVTGYASQTYGTSLVENAEDALLSGTDPMLAPLPLWNDVSRGRQPGGDVVTTIRARMQEAAYRGLDGRRGAVAAIEPASGRILALVSSPSYEPGVLSGTGPAVADSWKRLTTSPSQPMLNRALRQTYPPGSTFKIVTAAAALDAGVVTDVDAPTRTPDPFVLPGTRRVLPNEATGCGDASLAYAIQWSCNTVMAGLGVKVGLADMVTAVGQFGFNDTGLRVPSWVAASNFDTAMSDDQLALSSIGQFDTAATPLQMAMVAAAVANNGEIAAPHLIDRTTTARGTTVDTTGRRSYRQAMRPSTANQLQNLMVRAVEEGTGTNAAIPGARVGGKTGTAQHGLGNTGTPYAWFIAWAQATDSAQPAVAVAVVVEDAEANRTDISGGGNAAPIARAVMEEGLRLEAEGRGR, translated from the coding sequence ATGATCCGCTACATCCGCCGGGCCGCCGCCCTCTGCCTGGTCCTGCTCGTCGCCCTCCTCGTCAACGCGGCCCGGGTCATGGTCTTCGAGGCCGACGCGTACGACGCCGACCCGGCCAACCGTCGCATCGCGATCACCCGCTGGGGCGAGCCGCGCGGGGAGATCCTCGTGGACGGACACCCGGTCACCGGCTCCCGCGACAGCGGCCAGCAGCTCCGCTACGAACGCACCTACACCCAGGGCCCGTTGTACGCACCGGTGACCGGATACGCCTCCCAGACGTACGGCACGAGCCTCGTCGAGAACGCCGAGGACGCGCTCCTCTCCGGCACCGACCCGATGCTCGCGCCGCTCCCGCTGTGGAACGACGTCAGCCGCGGCCGGCAGCCCGGCGGCGACGTGGTCACCACCATCCGGGCCCGGATGCAGGAGGCCGCGTACCGCGGCCTGGACGGCCGACGGGGCGCGGTCGCGGCGATCGAGCCGGCGAGCGGCAGGATCCTCGCGCTGGTCTCCTCCCCCTCGTACGAGCCGGGCGTCCTGTCCGGCACGGGCCCCGCGGTGGCCGACTCCTGGAAGCGGCTCACCACCTCCCCGAGCCAGCCGATGCTGAACCGGGCGCTGCGCCAGACCTACCCGCCCGGCTCCACCTTCAAGATCGTCACCGCGGCGGCGGCCCTCGACGCGGGCGTGGTCACCGACGTCGACGCCCCCACCCGCACCCCCGACCCGTTCGTCCTGCCCGGCACCCGCCGGGTCCTCCCCAACGAGGCGACGGGCTGTGGGGACGCCTCCCTCGCGTACGCGATCCAGTGGTCCTGCAACACGGTGATGGCGGGCCTCGGGGTGAAGGTCGGCCTCGCGGACATGGTGACGGCGGTCGGACAGTTCGGCTTCAACGACACGGGTCTGCGGGTCCCGTCCTGGGTGGCCGCGTCGAACTTCGACACCGCCATGAGCGACGACCAGCTGGCCCTCTCCTCGATCGGCCAGTTCGACACCGCGGCCACCCCGCTCCAGATGGCGATGGTCGCCGCGGCGGTCGCCAACAACGGCGAGATCGCCGCCCCCCACCTGATCGACCGCACCACCACCGCACGCGGCACCACCGTCGACACCACGGGCCGCCGCAGCTACCGCCAGGCCATGCGCCCCTCGACCGCCAACCAGCTCCAGAACCTGATGGTCCGCGCGGTGGAGGAGGGCACCGGCACCAACGCCGCCATCCCCGGCGCCCGCGTCGGCGGCAAGACCGGCACCGCCCAGCACGGCCTCGGCAACACCGGCACCCCCTACGCCTGGTTCATCGCCTGGGCCCAGGCCACCGACTCGGCCCAGCCGGCGGTCGCCGTGGCGGTGGTGGTGGAGGACGCGGAGGCGAACCGCACGGACATCAGCGGCGGCGGGAACGCGGCCCCGATCGCCCGCGCGGTGATGGAGGAGGGGCTGCGGCTGGAGGCGGAGGGGCGGGGGCGGTAG